A region from the Triticum urartu cultivar G1812 chromosome 1, Tu2.1, whole genome shotgun sequence genome encodes:
- the LOC125539235 gene encoding uncharacterized protein LOC125539235, translating to MAFFIKHVRWVVLRLNALLVTNAILMAVIAGLGTYGHHYRHHPLIRFLYLGAITLFLPIVSDVVSTIQNPYTITVYPKHDRVISSNCQADGQVFLVILWIGLVQIVGANATAIVAGDSREGRSIAPPAVQLVKAIWTSYLAYMMIESGLEPYGYDVKWSQDRQLPLLDILLLALPYALILAKLLLKYYAWYKASRSLAFGRNPRLIVGYMEKLQVGIHYAELAISEHVVPPPLIVMGEDTVLVEKQPHGYSLAGMNINNGLLTIDRVWQLDDTLLLWRSKDLCLAFALFKMLRCRFARYTIKEAGFAKASNFIRHVLLEDSDDERVLGLITNELSFLHDYYFSYLPVTYSESWLPFLSVSISLSSIGYCLFVIIFLVTTFRGYSALDYEQIYCHPVHCHPVSGSTYTYTSESKAEVSFGRLLFDVLPVCLLGTLGVLVEAREIASYICSNWTKVALICGYVKHTSWQQSSTIRKCIGHVLHTRCKLLDRWEDKMYQCSILVLHPSRNPITLLRRILHLPDQKMKIPRVVKAAVLDVVRMNQRNKLRNNGATPRQLQVGSDLLWTFHEAKGAADAMLVCHVATSILEMTRSREQLPSDHEIVATHLSRYCAYLVACCPKLLPDDHVWCRSLYTAVKKDAGRVLAGHDITVSSSEPEHRRLVELLRARSKHQVLKDGAELGQRLAELPEGEEVAWKALAGFWTEMIVSVAATCDNIDEHAEAVARGGELVTLLWALLAHVESVDDDTTAATHGAPDAV from the coding sequence ATGGCTTTCTTCATCAAGCATGTGAGATGGGTGGTCTTGCGTCTCAATGCTCTCCTGGTGACTAATGCCATCTTGATGGCAGTCATAGCCGGGTTAGGCACCTATGGGCATCACTATCGCCACCATCCTTTGATCCGCTTCCTCTACCTAGGAGCCATCACCTTGTTCCTACCCATTGTATCTGATGTCGTCTCCACCATCCAAAATCCTTACACCATCACCGTTTACCCAAAACACGACCGAGTCATTTCATCAAACTGTCAAGCAGACGGCCAAGTCTTCCTGGTCATATTGTGGATTGGTCTTGTTCAGATCGTTGGTGCCAACGCCACAGCAATAGTGGCCGGTGATTCTAGAGAAGGTCGAAGCATTGCACCCCCTGCAGTGCAACTTGTTAAAGCAATCTGGACTTCCTACCTTGCCTACATGATGATAGAATCAGGTCtagagccatatggatatgacgTCAAATGGTCTCAAGATCGGCAGCTTCCTCTGTTAGATATTCTCCTCCTTGCACTACCGTATGCTCTTATTTTGGCCAAGTTGCTTTTGAAGTACTATGCATGGTACAAGGCCTCGCGATCGTTAGCGTTTGGACGCAATCCACGCCTCATTGTTGGATACATGGAGAAGCTACAAGTAGGAATCCATTATGCGGAGTTAGCAATAAGTGAGCATGTTGTACCTCCTCCACTCATAGTTATGGGAGAGGACACTGTATTGGTAGAGAAGCAACCTCATGGTTACAGTCTGGCAGGGATGAACATCAACAATGGCTTACTGACCATCGACAGAGTTTGGCAGTTGGATGACACGTTATTGCTTTGGAGATCAAAAGATTTGTGCCTTGCATTCGCATTGTTCAAGATGCTACGGTGTCGGTTTGCAAGGTACACAATTAAGGAGGCTGGCTTTGCGAAAGCCAGTAACTTTATACGGCATGTGTTGCTCGAGGATAGTGATGATGAAAGGGTTCTTGGCTTGATTACAAATGAGCTTTCGTTTCTTCATGATTACTATTTTTCATATCTCCCAGTCACTTATTCAGAGAGTTGGCTACCCTTCTTGAGTGTATCTATTTCACTCTCAAGCATCGGCTACTGCTTATTTGTCATCATCTTTTTGGTAACAACTTTCCGAGGTTACAGTGCTCTAGATTATGAGCAGATTTATTGTCATCCGGTACACTGCCATCCTGTATCCGGTTCTACATATACGTATACGAGTGAGAGTAAAGCAGAGGTGAGTTTTGGAagattgttgtttgatgttttgCCAGTGTGTCTACTTGGGACACTAGGTGTGCTTGTTGAAGCGAGGGAGATTGCTTCTTACATCTGCTCCAACTGGACTAAAGTAGCCCTGATTTGTGGCTATGTAAAGCATACTTCTTGGCAGCAATCTTCGACGATCCGTAAATGCATTGGCCATGTTCTGCACACCAGGTGCAAGCTCTTGGATCGATGGGAGGACAAGATGTACCAGTGCTCAATCCTAGTGCTCCACCCAAGTAGAAATCCAATTACTCTTCTTCGACGTATCCTTCATCTGCCGGACCagaagatgaagataccaagagTAGTGAAGGCCGCCGTCCTCGACGTGGTGAGAATGAACCAAAGAAATAAGCTCAGAAACAATGGCGCAACACCTCGACAGCTGCAAGTCGGCAGCGACCTCCTCTGGACATTCCATGAAGCCAAGGGCGCAGCCGATGCCATGCTCGTGTGTCACGTAGCCACAAGCATCCTTGAAATGACAAGATCACGAGAGCAACTTCCCTCCGACCATGAGATCGTCGCCACTCACCTCTCGCGATATTGCGCCTATTTGGTGGCATGTTGTCCCAAGCTCCTTCCCGACGACCACGTGTGGTGCAGGAGCTTGTATACGGCTGTCAAGAAGGATGCTGGGCGCGTCCTCGCCGGCCACGACATTACGGTGTCGTCGTCGGAACCGGAGCACCGGCGGCTGGTGGAGCTGCTGAGGGCACGGTCCAAGCACCAAGTCCTCAAGGATGGTGCGGAGCTCGGGCAACGGTTGGCTGAGCTGCCGGAAGGAGAGGAGGTGGCGTGGAAGGCCCTCGCCGGCTTCTGGACGGAGATGATCGTCAGCGTCGCCGCTACTTGTGACAACATCGATGAGCACGCGGAGGCCGTCGCCCGGGGCGGGGAGCTCGTAACGCTGCTCTGGGCGTTGCTCGCCCATGTCGAGAGCGTTGACGACGACACCACCGCTGCCACTCATGGTGCTCCCGATGCTGTTTAA